In Chthoniobacterales bacterium, the genomic stretch TCTTTTCGCCGAGCTTGGCTTCCGCGTCGGATTTGAGCTTGGCCAAAATCATCGCGCTGATTTCCGGCGGGCTGAACGATTTCTTCTGCCCGTTGATGTCGAGTTCGATGTGCGCGTCGCCGTTGGCTGCTTTGACGAGTTTGTAGGGGACGCGTTTGTCTTCGTCCTTCAACTCGTCATATTTGCGCCCCATGAAGCGCTTGACCGAGAAAACGGTGTTCGTCGGGTTGGTCACGGCCTGGCGCTTGGCCGCTTGGCCGACGAGGCGCTCGCCGTTCTTGGTGAATGCGACGACGGACGGCGTGGTCCGCGCGCCTTCGCTGTTTTCGAGCACGACAGGCTCCCCGCCTTCCATGGTGGACATGCAGGAATTGGTCGTGCCTAGGTCGATTCCGAGGATTTTGCTCATAAAATTTGGAAAAACTTAAGGTTAAAATACCCTTGTAAGCACGTCCCGTGCCAGAGGGTGTGTGACAAGTGACATGTTGCTTGTGAAAAGGGACTTACAAAAATAGCCTCCGCCAAACCGAGGCCCTCCCAAGTGTGACATGATGACCCAAATGGCGCGCTCTATGGCGCAAAGTGTGACAGGGTGACGCGACTCACGCGCATCGCAGCCACAAACTACATTCGGCTGAGAATCTCAGCTTTCTTCGCCTCGTATTCTTGCTGCTGGATCAAGCCGGCGTCGAGCATGCTCTTGAGCTTGCCCAAGACGGCCATCGGATCGTCTGCTGCGGCCACCGCGATCGGTTGCTGGCTTGGAGCGGCGATAGTGATTCCTCCGGCCGCCGCTCGTTTCTCTTCCATGTCACGCATTCTGCGTTCTTCTCTCACGCGCTCCTCTTTTTCTTGTGCGATCGCGTAAATCTTCCGCGCCTGCTTTTTCGGAATGCTGTCGATTTTAAGTGGCGTGCCTCCGGCAACCGTGCAAGTCACGGTGGCGGTGAGCATCTGCTCACTCATGTGGATGTCACCGATGTCGCGCCAGATATAATCTTGGAAGGTCATGCCAAAAAGTTTCGGGCGAACGATCAT encodes the following:
- the dnaK gene encoding molecular chaperone DnaK (heat shock protein 70; assists in folding of nascent polypeptide chains; refolding of misfolded proteins; utilizes ATPase activity to help fold; co-chaperones are DnaJ and GrpE; multiple copies in some bacteria); its protein translation is MSKILGIDLGTTNSCMSTMEGGEPVVLENSEGARTTPSVVAFTKNGERLVGQAAKRQAVTNPTNTVFSVKRFMGRKYDELKDEDKRVPYKLVKAANGDAHIELDINGQKKSFSPPEISAMILAKLKSDAEAKLGEK